The proteins below are encoded in one region of Flammeovirga kamogawensis:
- a CDS encoding TDT family transporter, with protein sequence MKNQIRNFPVGLTGIALGTATLGAAWGNEQIAGVQYITLSIALIYFFMVILRNVLHPDVFKEELKHHVLGSYVPTMAMCMMVFAGVLVKFNTVLGQGLWLFAIGVHLFCLIVFIYHRIRNFEMEHIVPSWFVPPIGIVVACVNASQMGFPNLSLAIWWIATPLYLVMLAFMIYRLAFYQFSSLETFGIMAAPASLCFAGYLTITPNPNEFICHMLLTLSILMTSILYIAFFHLLRNKFNPGFAAFTFPLAIGTVALQKYSKVLEVAGEFTFSHVIHFISLIELGIATLVIGYVVIRVFYYCKSEVLGISTLRAIDTFLIKLHLKH encoded by the coding sequence ATGAAAAATCAGATACGAAATTTCCCAGTAGGATTAACAGGAATTGCTCTTGGTACAGCAACTTTAGGTGCTGCTTGGGGTAATGAACAAATAGCAGGAGTTCAATATATCACCTTATCAATTGCTCTTATCTATTTCTTTATGGTGATTTTAAGAAATGTTCTACATCCAGATGTTTTTAAAGAAGAATTGAAACATCATGTCTTAGGCAGTTATGTTCCAACAATGGCCATGTGTATGATGGTATTTGCAGGTGTTCTTGTAAAATTTAATACTGTTTTAGGACAAGGTTTGTGGTTATTTGCCATTGGTGTACACTTGTTTTGCCTTATAGTATTTATCTACCATAGAATCAGAAATTTTGAAATGGAACATATTGTACCAAGTTGGTTTGTGCCTCCAATCGGAATTGTGGTTGCTTGTGTAAATGCTTCTCAAATGGGTTTTCCTAATTTAAGTTTAGCAATATGGTGGATAGCCACCCCTTTATATTTAGTAATGTTGGCGTTTATGATTTACCGCTTAGCATTTTATCAATTTTCTAGTCTAGAAACGTTTGGTATTATGGCTGCTCCAGCAAGTTTGTGTTTTGCAGGGTACTTAACAATTACCCCCAACCCAAATGAATTTATTTGCCATATGTTATTAACTCTGTCAATTTTAATGACATCAATTTTATACATTGCTTTCTTCCATTTGCTAAGAAATAAATTTAACCCAGGGTTTGCAGCATTTACTTTCCCACTAGCTATTGGAACAGTTGCTTTACAAAAATACAGTAAAGTATTAGAAGTTGCTGGTGAGTTTACCTTTAGTCACGTTATTCATTTTATTTCTTTAATTGAATTAGGGATTGCAACACTTGTTATAGGATATGTTGTTATTAGAGTTTTCTACTATTGTAAATCTGAAGTACTTGGAATTAGTACATTAAGAGCAATTGATACATTTTTAATAAAATTACACCTTAAACACTAA
- a CDS encoding LysR family transcriptional regulator, whose amino-acid sequence MDERLLRFFVAVYETKNVSRAAEKCHVSQPNISNGIKQLEELIGKTLFLRHKRGVELNEEAHYLYPIAKRILGELNSIPSLFKEEILKQKVTVGIADSLPQSFKSQFFAAVSKEIKNLEWDVRPMNRDCEINILVREWKYEEHLFLPLFKEEYVLCVPINHPLAKKDSIDNADLIDVAFIHCPPCEAHQQCLSILNSSGSKWNTIANCSTKNEVLTLLIAGLGISFLPKDFASGWDGFVIKEFNGPHYYREVGFSYAKESLRNPAVKQLIDLYS is encoded by the coding sequence ATGGATGAAAGATTACTGCGCTTCTTTGTTGCTGTATACGAAACTAAAAATGTATCGAGAGCAGCAGAGAAATGTCATGTTTCACAACCCAATATATCTAATGGCATAAAGCAACTAGAAGAATTAATTGGCAAAACATTATTCTTAAGACATAAAAGAGGGGTTGAATTAAATGAAGAAGCACACTACCTCTATCCAATTGCCAAACGGATTTTAGGAGAATTAAATTCCATTCCTTCTTTATTTAAAGAAGAAATCTTAAAACAAAAAGTTACTGTTGGTATAGCAGATAGTTTACCTCAAAGTTTTAAAAGTCAATTTTTCGCAGCGGTTTCTAAAGAAATCAAAAACTTAGAGTGGGATGTTAGACCAATGAATCGGGATTGTGAAATTAATATCCTAGTTAGAGAATGGAAATATGAAGAGCATTTATTTCTACCATTATTTAAAGAAGAATATGTTTTATGTGTACCCATTAATCATCCTTTGGCAAAAAAAGATAGTATTGATAATGCTGACCTAATTGATGTTGCTTTTATTCACTGCCCTCCTTGTGAAGCACACCAACAATGTCTTTCAATACTAAATAGTTCTGGTTCAAAGTGGAATACAATTGCCAACTGTAGTACTAAAAACGAAGTATTAACTTTGTTAATTGCTGGACTTGGTATTTCCTTCTTACCTAAAGATTTTGCTTCAGGCTGGGATGGATTTGTTATTAAAGAATTCAACGGACCTCATTATTATAGAGAAGTTGGTTTTTCATATGCAAAAGAGAGCCTGAGAAATCCTGCAGTAAAGCAATTAATTGATCTATATAGTTAA
- a CDS encoding threonine/serine exporter family protein, producing MKNFEEKYKLIVKIGNALHRFGCSSLRVETYIQDIADHIGVDVSCQVTTNTLNYQIEDPKSQERQVVLQYIPLGSNDLGKLAELHNQLQEAFKNEYSFAEITANIDKVIAKKKLYSEGMLALAYTIIPPSFLALIGGSWITFMFCFVMGFVGYAVTKINSRYKTSKYTVEFYTAFTCSLLGCFFKYFYPHLDVLELSLAAVILYVPGLTISIALEEIAFNQFNSGSGFLFNAIMIFLKLFIGVYLGMSLGQYFFALEQDVFVNEMPKWIVWIALPVLSFGLGVVFNTRKSDLLLGLLLAFIAYWGPMIFAENIGWIFGTFVSAFLITFGSIVFSRRKDVPPSVYLLQGIVILVPGSRLFMGLSNQINNNPILDNPSIGTSGLLMFCAIVVGMLVAYSSYYPNMDNRNNI from the coding sequence ATGAAGAACTTTGAAGAGAAATATAAATTGATAGTGAAAATCGGAAATGCTTTGCACCGTTTTGGATGCTCCTCTCTTCGAGTTGAAACCTATATACAAGATATAGCAGATCATATTGGTGTAGATGTATCTTGTCAGGTAACTACAAATACGCTTAATTATCAGATTGAAGATCCTAAAAGTCAAGAACGACAAGTTGTGTTGCAATACATTCCGCTAGGTTCTAATGATTTAGGTAAATTAGCTGAACTGCATAACCAACTACAAGAAGCATTTAAAAATGAATATTCTTTTGCAGAAATTACAGCAAATATTGACAAAGTGATTGCCAAAAAGAAATTGTATTCTGAGGGGATGTTGGCTTTAGCATATACAATAATACCTCCATCATTTTTAGCATTAATTGGTGGTAGCTGGATTACTTTTATGTTTTGTTTTGTTATGGGTTTTGTGGGATATGCAGTCACTAAAATTAATAGTAGATATAAGACCTCCAAATATACAGTAGAGTTTTATACAGCCTTTACATGTAGTTTATTAGGTTGCTTTTTTAAGTATTTCTATCCTCATTTAGATGTTTTAGAACTGAGTTTGGCTGCGGTGATTTTATATGTTCCAGGCTTAACAATCTCAATTGCATTAGAAGAAATAGCGTTTAACCAGTTTAATTCTGGTTCTGGCTTCTTGTTTAATGCAATCATGATTTTCCTAAAGTTATTTATTGGTGTCTATTTAGGAATGTCTTTAGGGCAATATTTCTTTGCTTTAGAACAAGATGTTTTTGTAAATGAAATGCCTAAATGGATAGTATGGATAGCATTGCCTGTGTTGTCTTTTGGATTAGGTGTTGTATTTAATACCAGAAAATCTGATTTATTATTAGGGTTACTTCTTGCATTTATTGCGTATTGGGGACCAATGATCTTTGCTGAAAATATAGGTTGGATATTTGGTACTTTTGTAAGTGCTTTCTTAATTACTTTTGGGAGCATTGTTTTTAGTAGACGAAAAGATGTTCCGCCTTCTGTATATCTTCTTCAAGGAATAGTGATTTTAGTACCTGGAAGTAGATTATTTATGGGGTTGTCTAACCAAATAAATAATAACCCAATTTTAGATAACCCAAGTATTGGAACATCTGGTCTTTTAATGTTTTGTGCTATTGTTGTTGGAATGCTTGTAGCTTATAGTAGCTACTATCCAAATATGGACAATAGAAATAATATCTAG
- a CDS encoding DUF2652 domain-containing protein, giving the protein MSNSLLFLPDISGFTEFIQTTEVQHSQHVIAELLEVIIDANTEGLELAEVEGDALFFYKENEVPPQERLLLQMEAIFSAFYSHLKLLEKNRICPCNACSSAPKLQLKIVAHCGELQYLTVQNKRKPFGAEVIEAHRLMKNGVQSDNYVLISQKLAKLIELKSDFKNNLYSFEEGTNTYDGKEVPYIYSIIDKSNLKLKPFSSAKKLVFDKQPEVTISLNFPVSAETLLEFISNYHYRHHWVNGTVKFEYNENEVTRLGTEHVCVINGKHFNFISITKDVEQHQLIYGEQSSDPPPVDKINQFFIITPTGKHSCHLEIEIYVETSKLLQKIIVALAFKHLLKKNVQNSILMLKDFITEKQLDEDTLK; this is encoded by the coding sequence ATGTCAAACTCTTTACTTTTTCTTCCTGATATTTCTGGATTTACTGAGTTTATTCAAACAACAGAAGTTCAACATAGCCAACATGTAATTGCAGAATTATTAGAGGTAATTATTGATGCAAATACAGAAGGTTTGGAACTTGCTGAAGTAGAAGGTGATGCACTCTTTTTTTACAAAGAAAATGAGGTCCCTCCTCAAGAAAGGCTTTTATTACAAATGGAAGCAATTTTTTCAGCTTTTTATTCGCACTTAAAACTATTAGAGAAAAATAGAATTTGCCCTTGTAACGCTTGTTCTTCTGCTCCTAAATTACAACTTAAAATTGTTGCTCATTGTGGAGAGTTACAATACTTAACGGTACAAAATAAAAGAAAACCATTTGGTGCTGAAGTAATAGAAGCACACCGTTTAATGAAAAATGGTGTACAAAGTGATAATTACGTTCTTATAAGTCAGAAACTTGCTAAGTTGATTGAGTTAAAGTCTGATTTTAAAAATAACCTCTATTCTTTTGAAGAAGGTACTAATACTTATGATGGTAAAGAAGTACCATATATTTATTCTATAATTGATAAATCTAACTTAAAATTAAAACCTTTTAGTTCGGCTAAAAAATTAGTATTTGATAAGCAACCTGAAGTTACAATTTCATTAAATTTTCCTGTTTCTGCAGAAACACTTTTAGAATTTATTTCTAATTATCATTATAGACATCATTGGGTTAATGGAACTGTTAAATTTGAATATAACGAAAATGAAGTTACTCGATTAGGAACTGAACATGTTTGTGTAATTAATGGAAAACACTTTAACTTTATTTCTATAACCAAAGATGTTGAACAACATCAATTAATCTATGGTGAACAATCATCAGATCCACCTCCAGTTGATAAAATCAATCAGTTTTTTATAATCACTCCTACAGGTAAACATTCTTGCCATTTAGAAATAGAAATTTATGTAGAAACAAGTAAGTTGCTTCAAAAAATTATTGTTGCTCTTGCCTTTAAACACTTACTAAAAAAGAATGTTCAGAATAGTATACTTATGCTTAAGGATTTTATTACTGAAAAGCAGTTAGATGAGGATACTTTAAAGTAG
- a CDS encoding MarR family transcriptional regulator, whose amino-acid sequence MNHQLKLDKILMGICLNEGESIEEISQHLGISSNKDEVQEIVESLSKEGFVQCVSTSYKCTKTDLTPKGHEKASYLFELT is encoded by the coding sequence ATGAACCACCAATTAAAACTAGACAAAATTCTAATGGGAATTTGTCTTAACGAAGGAGAGAGTATTGAAGAAATATCTCAACATTTAGGGATTTCTTCTAACAAAGATGAAGTACAAGAAATTGTAGAAAGTTTATCTAAAGAAGGTTTTGTTCAATGTGTATCCACTTCTTATAAGTGTACAAAAACAGACCTAACCCCAAAAGGGCATGAAAAAGCATCTTATTTATTTGAATTGACTTAA
- a CDS encoding nucleoside hydrolase, with translation MKSIKNLLFVCSCVLLLVGCEQTTPTRISVIFDSDTNNELDDQNALAYLLFNQQVFDIKGITTCATYNGGDIDSHYNEALRVVKLCDQENEVNVIKGANNNFDQIKTTISKANFDGYEAVNFIIDEAKKIKGEKLQICAVGKLTNIALALVKAPEITDKIKVIWLGSNYPDKGEYNQENDVPSVNFVLNTNVEFEMLPCRYGALTGTDGVKIYKATIQEKIAGFGVQLNTTVKGRDGRDYTNFGDYAVTLFKNAEYYLDPPSHALFDMVTVAIMKNPKWGQKTVIPAPVIKNGVWVDRPNNTRKIIIWENYNADKMLDDFFTTLKYPHLTAFQ, from the coding sequence ATGAAAAGTATTAAAAATTTACTCTTTGTGTGTAGCTGTGTTCTATTATTAGTTGGATGTGAACAGACAACACCTACTAGAATTTCAGTGATTTTCGATTCAGATACAAATAATGAATTAGATGATCAGAACGCCCTAGCTTATTTATTATTTAATCAGCAAGTGTTTGATATAAAAGGAATTACTACTTGTGCAACCTATAATGGAGGTGATATCGATAGCCATTATAATGAGGCGTTACGTGTGGTGAAGTTATGTGATCAGGAAAATGAAGTAAATGTAATTAAAGGGGCTAACAACAATTTTGATCAAATAAAAACGACAATAAGTAAAGCAAATTTTGATGGATATGAAGCTGTAAACTTCATTATTGATGAAGCAAAAAAAATAAAGGGTGAAAAGTTGCAAATTTGTGCAGTTGGCAAGTTAACAAATATCGCATTGGCATTAGTAAAAGCCCCAGAAATCACAGACAAAATTAAGGTAATTTGGTTAGGTAGTAATTACCCAGATAAAGGAGAGTATAACCAAGAAAACGATGTGCCATCAGTCAATTTTGTTTTAAATACTAATGTAGAGTTTGAAATGCTTCCGTGTAGATATGGTGCACTAACAGGAACAGATGGAGTTAAAATTTATAAGGCAACTATTCAAGAGAAAATAGCAGGTTTCGGTGTACAATTAAACACTACCGTTAAAGGTAGAGACGGCAGAGATTATACTAACTTTGGCGATTATGCAGTGACTTTATTTAAAAACGCTGAATACTATTTAGACCCACCTTCTCATGCTCTTTTTGATATGGTTACTGTGGCCATAATGAAAAACCCAAAATGGGGACAGAAAACTGTTATTCCTGCACCTGTCATTAAAAATGGGGTATGGGTTGATAGACCAAATAATACTCGAAAAATAATTATTTGGGAGAATTATAATGCAGATAAAATGTTAGATGACTTCTTTACTACTTTAAAGTATCCTCATCTAACTGCTTTTCAGTAA
- a CDS encoding SDR family oxidoreductase: MNSLKGLIIITGASSGIGAATAQLFSKEGYALLLLARRVDKIEALQLENAICRKVDVTDFDAFKAAVTEAENKFGEAEAIINNAGVMLLGDVASQNPQEWKTMLDVNVMGVLNGMQTVLPQMRARKSGTIVNVSSIAGRKTFGNHAAYCATKFGVHALTENAREEAAADNVRMVTIAPGAVETELLSHTTSDEIKDGYEAWKQDMGGVLRAEDIANAIWYAFNQPQGVNVREIVIAATKQQQ; this comes from the coding sequence ATGAATTCATTAAAAGGATTAATTATCATTACTGGGGCAAGCTCTGGAATAGGTGCAGCAACAGCTCAATTATTTTCTAAAGAAGGATATGCTTTATTATTATTAGCTCGTAGAGTAGATAAAATAGAAGCATTACAATTAGAAAATGCAATCTGCAGAAAAGTTGACGTAACAGATTTTGACGCATTTAAAGCAGCGGTAACAGAAGCAGAAAACAAATTTGGAGAAGCAGAAGCAATTATCAATAATGCTGGAGTTATGCTATTAGGTGATGTTGCATCTCAGAATCCACAAGAGTGGAAAACAATGTTAGATGTTAATGTTATGGGTGTTTTAAATGGAATGCAAACTGTTTTACCTCAAATGCGTGCAAGAAAAAGTGGTACAATTGTTAATGTATCATCTATTGCAGGGAGAAAAACATTTGGTAACCATGCGGCATATTGTGCCACTAAATTTGGGGTGCATGCCTTAACTGAAAATGCTAGAGAAGAAGCTGCAGCGGATAATGTAAGAATGGTAACTATTGCACCAGGGGCTGTAGAAACAGAATTATTATCGCACACTACTTCTGATGAAATTAAGGATGGTTATGAAGCTTGGAAACAAGATATGGGTGGAGTTTTAAGAGCAGAAGATATTGCAAATGCAATTTGGTATGCATTTAATCAACCGCAAGGAGTAAACGTAAGAGAGATAGTAATAGCAGCTACAAAACAGCAACAGTAG
- a CDS encoding HAD family hydrolase — MKYKCIVFDCDGILVDSETLTMEVFSDLFLEYGWKVSADEALKLFKGKAFFEIMDYVKTVAKITLPEDFEKVFRQHTFEAFTKNLKAIPGIKAVLDKLVQNNIPFCVASNGPMTKMLHNLKATQLLPYFEGKMYSAFDIKKWKPSPDLFLHAVAEMGFNTMDCVVIEDSRSGITAAQNGNLDVIGYHKDANHFKDLPIQSITNMAELITLFSLD; from the coding sequence ATGAAATACAAATGTATTGTCTTCGATTGTGATGGGATTCTTGTTGATAGTGAAACTTTGACAATGGAAGTTTTTTCTGATTTATTTTTAGAGTATGGATGGAAAGTAAGTGCAGATGAAGCATTAAAGCTTTTTAAAGGAAAAGCCTTTTTCGAAATTATGGACTACGTGAAAACTGTTGCTAAAATTACTTTACCAGAAGATTTTGAAAAGGTTTTTAGACAACACACATTTGAAGCATTTACTAAAAACTTAAAAGCTATACCCGGCATTAAAGCTGTTTTGGATAAATTGGTACAAAATAACATCCCTTTTTGTGTTGCTTCTAATGGTCCAATGACCAAAATGCTTCATAATTTAAAAGCTACTCAATTACTTCCTTACTTTGAAGGAAAGATGTATAGTGCTTTTGATATAAAAAAATGGAAACCTTCCCCTGACCTTTTTCTTCATGCTGTAGCAGAAATGGGCTTTAATACTATGGATTGTGTAGTTATTGAAGATTCTCGTTCTGGTATAACAGCCGCGCAAAACGGAAACTTAGATGTAATTGGTTATCATAAAGATGCTAATCATTTTAAAGATCTTCCCATCCAATCAATTACTAATATGGCAGAGTTAATTACACTTTTCTCACTTGATTAG
- a CDS encoding SIMPL domain-containing protein (The SIMPL domain is named for its presence in mouse protein SIMPL (signalling molecule that associates with mouse pelle-like kinase). Bacterial member BP26, from Brucella, was shown to assemble into a channel-like structure, while YggE from E. coli has been associated with resistance to oxidative stress.), with protein MKNILTAFLLIMSTQIMNAQSKNFIDQPYIETSASVDSLVAPDDIHLIITLDEIDTKNKVSTEVLENKMNKALKSLGIDTKNDLVVADFSSEFNKSFLKGQKVYKAKQYDLVVHTAFMASKVMKALEKENISHIRLGKLEYSKADELESILRVKAIRTSRATAQTLAEGIGQQAGKAIHIIDNTSNNNRQIRMYASDSWGDNESYNKKEQPLDLGIKKITFSSSVRVKYILE; from the coding sequence ATGAAAAACATATTAACTGCATTTTTATTAATCATGAGTACTCAAATTATGAATGCTCAATCAAAGAATTTTATAGATCAACCGTATATAGAGACTTCTGCTAGTGTAGATTCTCTTGTTGCTCCAGATGACATTCACTTGATTATTACTTTAGATGAAATTGACACTAAAAATAAGGTATCTACTGAAGTACTAGAAAACAAAATGAATAAGGCTTTAAAAAGTTTAGGCATTGATACTAAAAATGATTTAGTTGTTGCTGACTTTTCTAGTGAATTCAATAAATCATTTTTAAAAGGCCAAAAAGTCTATAAAGCAAAACAATATGATTTGGTAGTACATACTGCTTTTATGGCAAGTAAAGTGATGAAAGCATTAGAAAAAGAAAACATCTCTCATATTCGTTTAGGTAAGTTAGAATATTCTAAAGCTGATGAACTGGAAAGTATACTAAGAGTTAAAGCCATTAGAACTTCAAGAGCCACAGCTCAAACACTTGCCGAAGGTATAGGTCAACAGGCTGGAAAAGCAATTCATATTATTGACAATACAAGTAACAATAATAGACAAATTAGAATGTATGCCAGTGATAGTTGGGGTGATAACGAATCTTATAACAAAAAAGAACAACCTCTTGATTTAGGTATTAAGAAGATCACTTTTAGTAGTTCTGTACGCGTTAAATATATATTAGAATAA
- a CDS encoding 7TM diverse intracellular signaling domain-containing protein — MKNYFLLLLLIFFFTTNSQSTPVDDIAIKVSYLIDETNGLKISDLQTKEFIYKWSKQVNLGYTTDRVWVKVEINNRANPTDNFTVRIPKLLTDEIIFYKKNQFQWVINKVGVHHPNKFGSPSGYYFPIHLNRGKNTFYFSSLSPYAHMYSLELVDKEKKAEYDFWLTIRYGVFIGMFLIIVFYNLFLGINFKDKIYFYYSMHGVFIVFAMMSIEGFLNLNYLELSSTVKTAVITFNISMVSIISSIFCIKFLNLKTKHKLFYRILIGLITVDIMAYLGTMLMNFNGYLMTYKLLATITTAYCIIAIITGVNAYREGNESAKFYLIGWSVYFLGIISKALVLFGYIPSSSFINQFYSIAISTEVILMSFALADRYKSLAKDKKKLAANLQSQKGDLDNVILDNKMKLGYNEQIVNKLNAALNSVDIKTDLKSVLNDLTRQRQIEEKKVYFQDNIEVVNDSFRKTLKTNFPQLSPSEIEICALIKLNMKNKEIAEFRNTSEGAVKVARHRIKKKMQIEGKLIDYLIMI; from the coding sequence ATGAAAAATTATTTTTTACTACTTCTACTTATTTTTTTCTTTACAACAAATAGTCAATCAACACCAGTAGATGATATAGCTATTAAAGTTAGTTATTTAATTGATGAAACAAATGGGTTGAAAATCAGCGATTTGCAAACAAAGGAATTCATTTATAAATGGAGTAAACAAGTTAACCTTGGTTATACAACAGATAGGGTTTGGGTAAAAGTTGAAATCAATAATAGAGCAAACCCAACGGATAATTTTACAGTAAGAATACCAAAATTACTGACAGATGAAATAATCTTTTATAAAAAGAATCAATTTCAATGGGTAATAAATAAAGTAGGTGTGCACCATCCAAATAAATTTGGTAGTCCGTCTGGCTATTATTTTCCAATTCATCTTAACAGAGGTAAAAACACATTCTATTTTTCTAGTTTAAGTCCTTATGCTCATATGTATAGCTTAGAATTAGTTGATAAAGAGAAAAAAGCAGAATATGATTTTTGGCTTACTATTAGGTATGGTGTATTTATTGGAATGTTTTTAATAATTGTATTTTATAATTTGTTCTTGGGTATAAATTTTAAAGATAAAATCTACTTTTATTACAGCATGCATGGTGTTTTTATTGTGTTTGCAATGATGTCAATAGAAGGTTTCTTAAACTTAAATTATTTAGAATTATCAAGTACTGTGAAAACAGCTGTCATTACTTTTAATATAAGTATGGTGAGCATTATTTCTAGTATTTTTTGTATCAAATTCCTTAATTTAAAAACTAAACATAAGCTGTTTTATAGAATATTAATAGGGCTTATAACTGTTGATATAATGGCCTATTTAGGAACAATGCTTATGAATTTTAATGGGTATTTAATGACCTATAAATTATTGGCAACGATAACTACTGCATATTGTATTATTGCAATTATCACAGGGGTTAATGCCTATAGAGAAGGTAATGAATCAGCTAAATTTTATTTAATAGGTTGGTCTGTTTATTTCTTAGGTATTATCTCTAAAGCATTGGTTTTGTTTGGCTATATACCGTCAAGTTCATTCATAAATCAATTTTATTCTATAGCAATTTCAACAGAAGTAATTTTAATGTCTTTTGCTTTGGCAGATAGATATAAAAGCTTGGCTAAAGATAAGAAGAAACTTGCTGCTAATTTGCAATCACAAAAAGGTGATCTAGATAATGTTATATTAGATAATAAAATGAAGCTAGGTTACAATGAACAAATTGTAAATAAGTTAAATGCAGCCTTAAACTCTGTAGATATTAAAACAGATTTAAAAAGTGTGCTTAATGATTTAACAAGACAACGACAGATCGAAGAGAAAAAAGTTTATTTTCAAGATAATATAGAAGTTGTGAATGATAGTTTTAGAAAAACATTAAAAACGAACTTTCCTCAATTATCTCCTTCAGAAATTGAAATTTGTGCTCTTATTAAATTGAATATGAAGAATAAAGAAATTGCAGAATTTAGAAATACATCTGAAGGAGCAGTTAAAGTTGCCAGACATCGTATTAAAAAGAAAATGCAAATTGAGGGGAAGCTAATTGATTATTTAATAATGATCTAA
- a CDS encoding malate dehydrogenase, producing MEFITNEKLVISGGGGMIGSNMIQTAMMMNLTPNITVYDPFLPGLEGAVKEMYHCGFEGFNLNYTTDIKEAFTDAKYIVSSGGAARKAGMTREDLLKGNVEIAAQLGKDIKAYCPDVKHVCIVFNPADITGLVTLIHSGLKPSQISTLAGLDSTRLQIALAQHFGIPQSDVKTPRTYGGHGEQMAVYSSSCTINGVRLDDLIGTDKLTLEEWDTIRKNVVQGGKNIIELRGRSSFQSPAYLSIRMIAAVMGGPSFQWPVGAYINTSQFPNILMALATELSKNGVKAEVPSGSEKENEELTKSYNHLIALRDEVIAMGVIPAVNEWSNLNPNL from the coding sequence ATGGAATTTATTACAAACGAAAAACTCGTAATTTCTGGAGGTGGTGGTATGATTGGATCCAATATGATTCAGACTGCTATGATGATGAATTTAACACCCAATATTACTGTATATGATCCATTTTTACCTGGTCTAGAAGGTGCTGTAAAAGAAATGTACCATTGTGGTTTTGAAGGGTTTAACTTAAACTACACAACTGATATTAAAGAGGCGTTTACTGATGCTAAATATATTGTTTCTTCTGGAGGAGCTGCAAGAAAAGCAGGTATGACTAGAGAAGATTTATTGAAAGGTAATGTAGAAATTGCAGCACAATTAGGAAAAGATATTAAAGCTTATTGTCCTGATGTTAAACATGTCTGCATTGTTTTTAACCCTGCCGATATTACTGGATTAGTCACCTTAATTCACTCTGGTTTAAAGCCTAGCCAAATAAGTACTTTAGCAGGATTAGATTCTACACGTTTACAGATTGCTTTGGCACAACATTTTGGTATTCCACAAAGTGATGTCAAAACACCAAGAACTTATGGAGGGCACGGAGAGCAAATGGCTGTATATTCTTCTTCTTGTACAATTAATGGCGTACGTTTAGATGATCTGATTGGAACAGATAAATTGACGCTAGAAGAATGGGACACTATACGTAAAAATGTGGTCCAAGGAGGTAAAAATATTATTGAATTAAGAGGACGTTCTTCTTTTCAAAGTCCAGCCTATTTATCTATAAGAATGATTGCTGCTGTAATGGGTGGTCCTTCTTTTCAATGGCCAGTTGGTGCTTATATTAATACATCGCAATTCCCTAATATACTTATGGCATTAGCTACAGAATTATCTAAAAATGGGGTAAAAGCAGAAGTCCCGTCTGGGTCTGAAAAAGAAAATGAAGAACTCACAAAAAGTTATAATCATTTAATTGCTTTAAGAGATGAAGTTATTGCTATGGGAGTTATTCCAGCTGTAAATGAATGGAGTAATTTAAATCCAAATCTCTAA